Below is a genomic region from Kryptolebias marmoratus isolate JLee-2015 linkage group LG12, ASM164957v2, whole genome shotgun sequence.
AGCACCTGCTGCCATTAGAAGACGTTAACAGTCGGGCCCTAGAGAGGCACAAGGCATCACTCACAATGGAGTACAGCAAGGAGCACTCTCAGACTATAGGCAAACCCCTTAGTGCCTGCTTGCACAATGGAAAGATGCAAAATGGAGATGCAGGAACTACAACAGGGACGAAAGTCTCAATGTCCAGCTGCGGTGGAGACAGCACAGCTCTTCGGACTATGGGGGAAGCGGGGGTAAACCAGGGCAGACATATGGGTTGTAATGGTAGTAGTCGCTGTACCAAAGAAGGGATAAGTGGGGAAATGAGGATCAGTGAACAACCCTCTGACTGTCTGGAACGGAGTCCAGCACCACTTCACCACTCTCTGCCCTACTCTGTACCCCCACCCTTACACATGGGCTCTGCTACTGGAGGGGCGCACACCCATCCCCATCCTCATGCtcacccccacacacacgctCACCCAGGAGGCTTCCATTGCCTTCAACTCCACCCCAGCCATCCACACCACCCTCATCATTCCCATCATACACACCACCATCCAGACTTTTTCTGCCCACCCCCACCTGCTCCTTTAGCCAACCCTGCTTCACAAGAGAGGGGTACAATCAATGTGGGACGGGAAACTAAAGTCACTGGGCCAACATTTGTGCCATCTGTAGCAGACTTAGGAGACAAGTCTGGTGGGCCATTCCAGCTTGGTAACCTTGATTGCCAGGGTATGGGTAGTGGAGGAGGAGGTAGCAATACCAAGGACAAAACAATAGAAAAGAGTGCTGGAGGTGGGCACAATAGTAGTTggcacagaaaacagcaacaacaacaacacccaTATAGAAAGGCAGAGAAAGCTCTTGATTGGATGCAGGCCCATCATCAACATGTTCAGCCATCACAGCTTCCTCCACcaccccaacaacaacaacaacaacagaagccACCACATTCTCAACAACAGCACCTTGTTGTACGATCACGGAGTGCTGAGTGTATCAACAGTGGTGTGGACTTGGATGTGTTCAGAACTTCCTTGTCCCAGGGACCAAAGGCGGGGACTTCTGTCCCTCACTCTGTCAACACTTCTCCTTATAGAGATTGTTCCCATCAAGGACCCCCGCCCAACTCTTCCCCACTCGGAAGTAAAAACATGGGGCAACACAGTGGGACTGGAACAGCCCATGGTCCTGGAGGTAGCTGCTCTTTACAGAGAGATGGCCAAAAGGTAGCCAGGATTCTCCACCAGCAACATGTCCGACCTGGTCCAGATGCTTCTTCTCCTGCTGAGCTGAACCAGAGTAACTCTCAAGAGCTTAAAACTAAGATGGACATGTCTCCTTATGGTTACAGCAATGGCAGTGGGCAGCACCACCACCAGCAACCCCCAGTGCCACCCTGGAACATGAGACCTCCCCATCACATGTCACAttctgaggaggagcagaggaagtcTTACATGGAGCTCGGGAACTCTGCTGGGCAACACCCacagcaacagcaacagcaacCAGGGATGAACCTTCCTCCTCCACAACCCCAAACTGCACCTCCACTCAgtcagcaacagcagcagcaacctgATCCCCAAGGTCCAACTCAGGGTGAAAGCAGTGCCATGAAAAGCCTGCTAAAGTACAGCAACCAGCAACAGCCACTGCTCCTCTCTCAGAAAACTCCATTTGGGGGGCTGGGAAATCTCAAATCAGGTCCATCAGGGGGTAGCTGTGCCCTACAAGGCAACAAACAGACTCTACCTTCTAGGAAGGGTCCAACTGACAATGAACGCTCAGATTACAGTGGACGGAGTCGAGAAATGGGGGATACAGGTCACGGGGAGAGTGAGGTGCGGCAGCCACCAGTGGGAATCGCTGTGGCAGTAGCCAGACAAAGGGAGCCCCCATGTCGCTCAGCAGACAGTCACCCCAACAGCCGTCAGGGAAGAGTACAAAACTCTGTGaaaggtaagaaaaacaaaagcatcagTGACTTATCAAAGACCATGCCATGAGCACAAgcataaaagcataaaattatGAAAGCATAATAGAAAAAGAGACATTAAAACCTCAATTGcctaaaaatatttgtaatgaATAGCATCTTTTGTAGTAATtaagataaactttatttttttagtcaatACATATAAATTTGATGTAACAACCAGTTTAACTcaaaaatttgcttttattttataatattcaGTAATTTTGATCTAAAGCATTAAACTaatattagatttaaatttCTTGGAATAAATGCTCAGAATATcacaattaaaaacagcatttatgtgtttattatcCCAAATATTTTTTGGCAAGGGCTGTGTGGTAGGGCAGTAGTTATCATTGTCACCTCACAtcaagtttgcatgttttctttcactCCAAATGATGCATGCTAGAGTTGGATGATTCTAAATTTACCTGAGGTGTTCGTTTAAGCATGCATCATTGTGTGTCTCTGCGTTGGCCCTTTGATAGGCAGGCAGGTTGTCTAGGCTTTACCCCGCCTCTCACCCATTGACTTTTGGATTCTGCTTTAACCATGAACAGGACAATGTGGATACAGAAGAGAGATGGATGAACTGTTttgacaaagcagaaaaacataccacaatctttttttttttttagctccccCTATAGTAATAAGTCCTGTCAAATTGCAGGACTAGGCTACCGTGACACCAACAGTACCCCAGTGGTACtcaatgcaaaataaatgagtaaaagaaaatgcatattAAAAAATTTGCTATTCAATCAGCACTTCATCAACATTTCAACTCACTTAACATTCATCTTACAGGACTGCCCCGCTCCATGTATCCCTCAAATCCCACTGAGGAAGAAAGGAAGAGGATGAGTGAGGAACAAATGGGCCTCACTTGCttggacagagacagagatgcATACATCAGGTGACTAAATGTATCCCAATGCCACAATCAAATCTGAATTATtaggaaaatacaaaacaaaacaaaacactctgcAGGTTGTAACTGTATCTTTGCCACATCACGATGACAGGGACAATAAAGAAAGGGTGGAGTTTGCAAGGATCCACCCATCCAccagttgccatggtgacctCACCTCTCATCTCATGGTCTCTGGTGGGACGTCGCTCCAGTCGGGCCAGTTAGGAGACCCTGCTGCACATTCTGCTCATCATCACTGGATGCCGAGAACTGGAAGTCCATCCCTCTGGATGACAGGCCACTCTTATGGTAAGAAGATACTTTTGGAAACATAAATGCTAAAATTGGGCTTTAAAGGCATTCCATGTGATTAGAAATGTTTGTAATCTCTCTGAAAATTGTCTTTGTAAAGCAGGCATAGGTCATACAACCCTGCACCAGAATTTGCCTCCAGGATTTTCCTCAGCCATGCCAGGCCCTCTGCAGCCAGTCCTTCCTCTGCCTCAGGACCCTTCTGCTCAGCTGGTGGTCCTGCCCTCTGAGCCTCCCGCCCATCCTGCAACACATCACCTGGGTATGACATATTCTTACTCTATCATCTGTGaatacaatatataaaaaaaaatgtttcaaactaatTTGAATATATTTCAAGTTTTATAATCTAAgcataacataaataaattgttgttaatcaaattaattttaagaATGTTGTTGACAAACATCCCACACATTGGTTTGTTCATAGAAATGCAATTCAAATATCTCCTGAATTCCAGCTGCTAAGCCCCACAGCAATAGTGTTTTTCAGGTCATTAGAGTTCATACAAAGCTATTAGTGGATCACATTAGACATTCGCAGTAGGGGGACTGAAAGTGTTGACGTGGGGGatacttttttaaagttgatttagAGTTAACAGGCAGCACAACTTAATCTATTTGCTTgcaatctcaaacattttacatgtGTCCAACAATGGAAGTTTGCAACATCTGCAGTAAAATGTCTCACTTAGAATTCTAAGTGTTCATAAATCCGGGTAATAAGAAAAGACACACACCCTTTGACGCAGGAATCTGGTTTTCTGGTAGGACCTGGGTGGACTTCTTGGCGTTAAAGCCACAGTGAGTGCTTCAGTGGGACACAGATCTATTCCCAGTGAAGAGTTTGACCTCTAATCAATCTGCAACATTATCCTCTGGTCTCATTTTACTTCTGCCATATCCTTTTTTTCAGCATTCCAAAATTCTCCAAGTAGTTCTTAAGAAACTGCTTTCTGTTTTGAGCAGAACGGAGTGTGGGATTTTTGCTGCCTGGGGGGAGATGTTGCTCAGTGAAATCCAAACTCACTCTTTGAAAGGATAGATGTTGCTATAAAATGTGAATATgatagtttttaaatgatccctaatgttttttgctgtttgagaGTAGCTGTCTGGAAGGTATATAATGATAGATATGGAGTTTTCTGTTCACTAATGTATTCTAGTGTGTTGCACAGAGTGATGAtgcataaatcaaaaaaaatgtttttgctgaatGTCTGTATGTGTTCTAAGATATGTTCTTCCATTTCTCATTAGATGTGATGGAGCAGCAAGGGCTGTGGCCCCCTGTGTATGGTGCGCGGGGCCCACCCTCCCACATGCAACATCCTGCTGTATACTCCCGATCTCAGTTTCTACGGCAACAGGAGCTGTATGCTTTCCAACAGCACCAACAGCTCCAGCATCAGCACCAGAGTCACCAGTCACAACAGCTACAGTCtcagcctcagcagcagcagcagcagcagcagcaacacagaGCTGAACACAGCATGCAACATCAAGCCACTCACAATCAACAGGTGATTATCAAGCCAAAATATCTGTCAATAATGCACTTATGATAATAAATGTGCATACAAAAATCATTTGCTTCTGATGTGTCAGATACAGAAAAGACCAGATGAGCCATCGGATGAACTAGAAGAACTCATTTCAGAGCCAAGAACATCCAAACCTGCCAAGGCCTACTCCTACAACCCTCCACAGAGAAATGCCTCACCCCCTGGGGCCTGCACCACTCACTTATCCCCTTGTTACCAGTCCCCCTCACTGCGCCAACATCCCAGAAGCACTCCGTCAACACCCTGCCCTGCTCCCAGTCCTGTGGCAGCTGCCCCTCATTCTCCTGCAATCAGCCCTGCTCCACCACAGATGCTCAAAGGGACCGAATCCCAAGACAAGAGAGGCAAGGGACAGGCCCTGCAAGAATACCCAGAGTCTCTGGAGCCTGGTAAATCTGAGAAATAATCCTTACAGTTTTTCAGCTGCCTTTGATGTAACGTGTGCAGCAACTTTAGTTTGAGGAATATCTATAACAGTAACATGCCCATCAAAGACAATAATAATAGGTAACACAGAGTAGACAAAGTAAGTAACACGTTGATAGGCTAAAGTTGAAAAAGAAACTCAGTATATATTACCTTTGATATATTATTCTAACCAGAATTGTCACTCTTGAATGATTTTAAATTCCAGCAAGTGTTGTGGTAAAATGTGTGGGTAGCTTTTCTGGCAAGTCCCCAAATGATTAAACTCAAGGATGAGCAAAATGGCAGCTGGCCATGCCTGGTGCGTTAGAATACTGTTACCTTGGTAATGATTGAGAAACACCTCAGTTGGGGCTTTCTCCACACAGGCTCTACACTCTTTTGATCATTAATAATGTCTGGCTAACATTTCTCACATGCCAGAGGAATTATTAGACTGCCTGATAAACCAAAGGTCTGGCCCTCTTTAaatgcaacacacacaaagttcTTTGAGTTTTCTGCACCTCCTTCTGCTGGGAGATCAAGGCGAGTACTACTTCATTACCTTCACATGTTTCTTGTCTAGCCCCTTTTACGCAACACTCTCAAGACGAACCAGAAATGGCTTTTCTATTGGTGTTATGTGAGAAATGATCAAGGTGGATTGAGGGGATAAAGTTGATTGAtgctatttttcttttgacCTGACAAggaaggtagtcacagagctgagttagCAAGTATGTGTCAAGTGGAAGGTTGCCCAGGCAGCAGCAGTCTGTTTAAACCTACAGCATTGCAGGCATTCCAAGGATCCTACAATGTCAATGTGTAGGCACATTATTGTGTTATTGTGCAATGCAGCTTGCTCAGTTAGTTTGCGTGTGAGGTTTTTGTCGTTGCAGTCATGTCATGAAACCATAGAGTGAAAGTTGTTTATCTCAGTCCAATGATTCTCAAACCTGGTTCTTGAGGAACATTATCCTGCATATtgtacttgtttccctgctttgacactccagatttgaataaatgagaTTAACtggcttctgtagaacttgaagCCCTGCTGAAGAGTAGGGAAATacgtaaaacatgcaggataatgttGCTCggggaccagggttgggaaccactggtttatTTAGTAAATATTTAGGTTTTGACTAtgatttctaatttttttttgcacaatatatttaaaaacatacaggGTCTCATTAGGAAAATTCTGCTTTGAGTTGTAATTGATCCTTTTATCTATTGATGATTCTATTACCTatacttgttttctgtttccagacTTGCCTCCTGGATACACCTACCCATCCATTGCCATGAGCTACAGGAGTGGACCCTCCCCGCAGGATGTTCGACTGGCTGAGCCAGCTGACCTGGAAGCAATCCAAGTGGAACCAGCTGAGCATGCTCCCCAGTCTCTTGCCAGCCTGGGGGAGGAGTTAGACTGCCAAGTAGCAGTCATGCCCCTTTCAGGGACACTCCCACTAAAGGAAGTGGAGccagaagaggaggaaagagtATCTGAGGGGGTTTTGGAACagagggaggaggtggaggtcaCAACAGTGACAGCAGCCAACTATGTGCctggagaggaggaggcaggTGAACAGGGTTCAGCTGAGGATGAGGATGTGCTAGTTTGCCCCCCCACTGAGCATTCAGTGTGtgaaacaacttcctgtttggttccCCTTTCAACAGAGGAGCCGAATGGGCCAGAAACTGTCATTACTTtagaggaggaagatgatgatgagACAGCGGGTGGGGACAGTCAGGTGGGATATGATCAAAATGTCAACATGCCTGGAGAGCAAGAGCTGCCTGCCATCATAGAGCTTGACCCAACTTCTCCTGCTGCCACGGATTTGCTGTGTCCATGCCCAGAGGGACCAAAGGATAGTGAGCCCCAGCACGAGAACAAGATGACTGCTGATGGTGCCTCAGTAGAATTTCTGTGTCTTTCTCCAGCCTCGGTTTCCGCCTGCAGCCCAAGTGAGGAATCTGTTGTTGTGCCCCACAAGCCCCTTGTGCCCTGTTACTGGAGTCTGGAGCTGCTgattgctgctgctttttgcacaGATGTACCGCCATTTCCCTTGTACCCATATAGCACGCCATCAGCTTTGCCATCCCAGTGCACCCCCAACCAGGGTATGGAGCTTCTGAGTGAGCTTGCAGAtttggagctgcagcagatgaaGCACAACTTTGGGAAAAGCCAAGGTGAGCGACAGTGGGTCTTTCACGTCACACACAAATTGACATGCACAAAGCATCACACTCCACCAAGTTATATGGGATtctctgatttattttgctgtCTCTTTCCTCTATCCACTGAGATAAACTCCCACTCCCCCACTCAGGTCTAGCCTTTGTtggtctgtgtttttcttccagctACTCAACTTTTCATactggttttaaaaacctttggTAGATTCTAACATGCCCCAGGGAGATTGCCTTCACTCCTGCCTGTGGTTGCCCATCCATAGCATGTTAATGGcacttttatttcctaaaaggcTGCTCCAAAGATGTGGTTCTCAGAAGAATAAGGAAAAAAGTAGCAGtgggttgattttttttatacttctcTCTCAGGTCCAGTATAAGGAGTTATTTCACTGTTTCTCcatcctgcagctgtttgatccACAAACGAGCACAAACTCTTAAACAAAAAGAGGCCCAGCAATTTGTTTCCTTCTCTTCCAAACACAACACACTACCAAAAGTTGGTGTGCAATCACAAAAGCAGAGCATGTTTTCAGCACCCTGGAGCATTGCCTGGCTAATTAGACCCTATTGTTTAAAGTGCCTTTAAAAGCTTTCTTGCTTTTCAAAGTaccatatgtttttttttcattcatgcaaaaggatgttttgtgtttaccaCGACATCCTAATGCATTTAACTGCTCCCACAAGAGGGTTCTATAAAAAGGGCATCACTTGATGCCAGAGTAAGTGATGTTGTCTTCATGATGCCACGCTGTTGACAGCTGAAGAAAGTGACACATGTCGGTTTAGAGTCACAACAATAGTCTTTACCAAAACAAGTGCTAAGCGAAGTGAGaagaatcagtgttttttttatttattcatgttgaGATGTAAGACAGTGTTACTTGGTAAACAGAATGTCATGTTTCTAAGCTgtgatttgtgttatttagtctATAGCTCAGTCTATTAATGGCAGATAGTCAAGATAATGTCAAAGGTAGAGAGACAATATTGGACTTTTTTGGCCCAGATGGCTACAGATATAGCAGCATCTGGCGAGTTCACATTGTTATGACCTCTGTAATTATATGCTGCTGCCTCTTTATATTAACTCAAAGCACACAGCTTCCCCAAAACTATTTTTCTTGCCAATTACCTACTACTTTACAAGATGaatttgaaaaacatgttttaaatacgCAGGTTTTGAAGCTGAATGCAGACACATGGTGCTCTTATGCACAAACACCCATATACTGtatctacttttattttgatatatttttaaagcacatgTTGAGGAATGTGTCTGTGCACAGTGGTAACATCTCTCAAACAGGTTTgttgtgaaataaattattgtatatatttattttatttccttccaGAAGAAGAACGGCTCCTGTTTGACCTCCAAAGCCTTGCTACCTTGGCTACAGCCCGTGCCTTGGAGTTGGGATCCCAGGAAAGCAACAGTATTGGTTCGGAGCGGCACTTCCCAGCTCGGAGGGTTCTCAATTTACGCAGAAAgtgcagctggacacctcgcaATGAGCCAGTAAGATTAAAACTCTCTTGTGCACATATTGATCTTTCAAAATCCAAAAATCCTGTGGGAGTCCAATAACtctttattcaaaaatattaatatttcataaaatgtattttcatttcagctttgtAACTTCAAAACATTGTATGCTCTAGGTGTGTCCAGCCAAGGTTAGCATGGAAACAATGGACGGTCCTGAGTTGGCAATGCGTGTGAAGTTAGCAGAGATACAGCGTCGCTacaaagagaagcaaaaagaGCTGGCCAAACTTCAAAGGAAGCATGATCATCAGTGAGCATGGCTGTATTCCTTTTTACCAAAAGCACCACAATTTTGCTGTCTAAAATGTCAAagctaataaaaactaaaacatatgcttttagttttagagaGGATTCCTTTCTATCACCTTCAAGCTTAGAAACTTGTAGTATTTTTACATCTTCTTGGTTATGCAGGAAGGAGGAAACCCCTCGCAGCCCTGCACGGCGAGGGCCAGGGCGGCCGAGGAAGCGGAAACCCACCCTTACCACAGGTCCAGTGTCCATAAGTGAAGGCCAAAGAAAAGTCAAGTGAGTATCAGTCAGCCCATTTCTGCTGGCTTGCAGGCTATAGTCAACTCCTGCATGATAAGCCTGTCTTTTCTACTGGCATAAAAGGACAGTCTCACATTGGCATAAACAGCAAATGATGAGCCATTTTAAGAACATTACTAATTGAATAAGACTTGGTTTAACAGTATAATCTGTCAGTTGCATCTGGTGGTATTTAGGCTTGATGAATAAGCTGTTTGTGACCAAAAAATCtctcattttgtaaaattttagtTAAAACCTTCAGAAGTATTTAAATAGTTTATTGTAAGTTTTACTAAACTTGGTTTAAAGGGAATTTAAGAGGTGATCAATGTAATCTGTCATCAGCATACCTTTGACAAGTCATTGATTTCATGGCCACACAGGGTCATCAAGGGTCTACAGAACAAATCAATTGAGAGTCAGTGCAATTAAAAGATAAGAGATAAGTTTGcatttacatttatgtttaagaataataataaaaaacaactttcagagGGGAAGAAcggcagaataaaaaaaaaaattctgatctGCATTACCATTTGGTGGTGTTAGTTGGGGGACTAAAAACCAGGGGGTACAAAAAAGAGATTTACAAACAGGCTTTAATTAGCCATATAATCAGGGTTTGGAGAGCCTTAAGGCTCCACATGTCACCTTGTGGCATTtcctttttctccatcttctatTCTCACTTCGTTTCTTGTTGTGGTTTCTGGGCAACAGTCCACCGTGTTCCCAGCTGTCCCTCTGCAATGTCACTTTGACTCTGCATCCAACCATTGTACCATTGCCCCCTCACCAAGCAACCACTGATCAAATGCTGGATGCTGATGCTGGGTGACAATGACACCCAAATGAAAAGGTAACAGGCGAGTCCTTGCAGTTAAGTGCAGAAAATAGGTGGTAGTGGGGTATTTGCACTGGTCAGAATACAGTAAACTACACAGTGTCACTGATGTGCTGAATAACTTTCATGTCTACATTTTTAAGGCAGTCTTTAAGGGTGCTTTCTTTGTCTGTGATATGtatgtgttaaaaaatgacaCTAACAGGGACTGGTTGTGTTGCATAGAAGGGTTCTATAAAAGCCTATACTTCACTTGCCACTCTAGACATTCACATTTTGCTCAGCTGAAGGTTAAAGGTggacaaaccttttttttaccatctctGTTCATACTTTAATTTACTTAAACCACTGTAAGTATATATCTGAGTTGCTGAGATCCATTCAAGCTTCCCAGCTTCTACAAATGTGTAAGGATGCAGCTGTGGGAGCATTTATacaagcattttttgtttttatgcatgcATTCATTATTCCTGTGAGGACTGGGTTGCTTTGTAGTattcctttgattttttttttttgtttttgtttttttgtggggaAGGGGGATTACTGCTTCCAAGCAAACTCTACTAATCAATTCTGTTAATTAGCTACTGTATGCTCAACCCCAAAAGCCTCCTCCCCCCACAAAATAAAGAGAGGTACTGTGTCAGTGGTTGGCCTCGAATGCAGCTCAGTGTAGGGGAAAGACTGTGCCATAGTGATATGAAAAGGCAACTTGGAAAGAAAACCATACAGCCGAATACAAATGCATTGCCTTCAAAACATTCACAGCAGCCTTCAACGGGCCACAAACTCACTCTTTTTATGAAGCATTAATGGCTCTTATACCACCCTGCCCTCGAACCATCCAAGGCTCCTTGTTAGATATCAGTTTTTTAAGTGTGTGGCTCAGACACTGATCTCTCTTTGTGCCTTTTCTGTTATATGTTAAGCATATAGAAAATGAAAAGTTATTAGATCCCAGAGGAAGGTGACTCATCTCCGTTTTTATCTTACAATAAGCtacctttcttctttctttcaaacCATCGTTCTTCTATGATAAATGCCTGTTTTTGATTGGCAGGTCAATGGGGATGGGGCTTGGCTTGTTGCCTGAGGACTTAGGAGGAGGCGGAGACTCTcaaagaaggaggaagaggctGTCCAGTCAAGGCTTTGAGCATCTCAGTAGCACACAGGTCAGAGTCCTCTTGTCCTGCTCCCTTTTGTCCTCTGTGCAACTAGAAATGAAAGAGGCcactctttgtttctttgcatttgATATATTCCTTTGTTGCACACTATTTCTAATTAGGTGCTACCCTCAGGAGTCAAATCCGCTGCTCTCCATATTAATGTCTCTTTCATTGGGGCTTctactattctttttttt
It encodes:
- the LOC108241329 gene encoding BAH and coiled-coil domain-containing protein 1 isoform X2, with the protein product MEGREFAAPAHLLSERGALVHRAASRIAPSGHGSVQHAGHFPPGKYYPSHIPMAPHSGSGLMGNSSASFMGTFLASSLGSPPSHPPHPSRPPSSPSSPSFRGGPHSSASQIWFPHSHEGPGYPRFSGSLAHTFLPMSHLDHHANSSVLYGQHRFYDTQKENFYLRGLPSQPSLISANHSLPPMSRTGSGHSQGSCSRDRDPGIGTGVHKGLKEGSVDRGVVPVKDKERSSSKQEAKERQQQQQHHSHQTPQTTHHHHSHTHQQQPHYLQHLLPLEDVNSRALERHKASLTMEYSKEHSQTIGKPLSACLHNGKMQNGDAGTTTGTKVSMSSCGGDSTALRTMGEAGVNQGRHMGCNGSSRCTKEGISGEMRISEQPSDCLERSPAPLHHSLPYSVPPPLHMGSATGGAHTHPHPHAHPHTHAHPGGFHCLQLHPSHPHHPHHSHHTHHHPDFFCPPPPAPLANPASQERGTINVGRETKVTGPTFVPSVADLGDKSGGPFQLGNLDCQGMGSGGGGSNTKDKTIEKSAGGGHNSSWHRKQQQQQHPYRKAEKALDWMQAHHQHVQPSQLPPPPQQQQQQQKPPHSQQQHLVVRSRSAECINSGVDLDVFRTSLSQGPKAGTSVPHSVNTSPYRDCSHQGPPPNSSPLGSKNMGQHSGTGTAHGPGGSCSLQRDGQKVARILHQQHVRPGPDASSPAELNQSNSQELKTKMDMSPYGYSNGSGQHHHQQPPVPPWNMRPPHHMSHSEEEQRKSYMELGNSAGQHPQQQQQQPGMNLPPPQPQTAPPLSQQQQQQPDPQGPTQGESSAMKSLLKYSNQQQPLLLSQKTPFGGLGNLKSGPSGGSCALQGNKQTLPSRKGPTDNERSDYSGRSREMGDTGHGESEVRQPPVGIAVAVARQREPPCRSADSHPNSRQGRVQNSVKGLPRSMYPSNPTEEERKRMSEEQMGLTCLDRDRDAYIRDNKERVEFARIHPSTSCHGDLTSHLMVSGGTSLQSGQLGDPAAHSAHHHWMPRTGSPSLWMTGHSYGIGHTTLHQNLPPGFSSAMPGPLQPVLPLPQDPSAQLVVLPSEPPAHPATHHLDVMEQQGLWPPVYGARGPPSHMQHPAVYSRSQFLRQQELYAFQQHQQLQHQHQSHQSQQLQSQPQQQQQQQQQHRAEHSMQHQATHNQQIQKRPDEPSDELEELISEPRTSKPAKAYSYNPPQRNASPPGACTTHLSPCYQSPSLRQHPRSTPSTPCPAPSPVAAAPHSPAISPAPPQMLKGTESQDKRGKGQALQEYPESLEPDLPPGYTYPSIAMSYRSGPSPQDVRLAEPADLEAIQVEPAEHAPQSLASLGEELDCQVAVMPLSGTLPLKEVEPEEEERVSEGVLEQREEVEVTTVTAANYVPGEEEAGEQGSAEDEDVLVCPPTEHSVCETTSCLVPLSTEEPNGPETVITLEEEDDDETAGGDSQVGYDQNVNMPGEQELPAIIELDPTSPAATDLLCPCPEGPKDSEPQHENKMTADGASVEFLCLSPASVSACSPSEESVVVPHKPLVPCYWSLELLIAAAFCTDVPPFPLYPYSTPSALPSQCTPNQGMELLSELADLELQQMKHNFGKSQEEERLLFDLQSLATLATARALELGSQESNSIGSERHFPARRVLNLRRKCSWTPRNEPVCPAKVSMETMDGPELAMRVKLAEIQRRYKEKQKELAKLQRKHDHQKEETPRSPARRGPGRPRKRKPTLTTGPVSISEGQRKVKSMGMGLGLLPEDLGGGGDSQRRRKRLSSQGFEHLSSTQIKAQSCRKSSVHSVLSSKLAGDVAQLKQKAQVKRNLSGTGSRDKEGSPCNSNPKHGHRSQGAVKAKSRRESGAQSDTAASVDSVLQESWTGQMHHGSKKGSNTLTQGSSHQSLPRTKSQRGQRPETMKDDRSSSAESYSSEQDDEEEEGSYETDEGQDYRAKLPRDITSSSSMTGPSPSSVVKLEANQKARNKKQRQELYGSQILSIAEGEVKVRKKNTCRLALATAVKNHQHQRPEGTRRSCGPRSKESRWGSLGTRGTRYRRSIGMATFPTTSERLKRATRKNTMLRGIINKRRSCWSVGASTLQGEEGIRGQKNKDQQPFGRAVSRLLESFAADEGFQMDGSSFSEEDEDRSPSHNKKSPKFPNCVLTKELLCDGLKVLISKEDELLYAARVHTLEIPDIFRVVIDGERGNRPRIYSLEQLLKEAVLDIRPESESMLSEGTRVCAYWSERSRCLYPGYVHRGGSSDEGKPGGVMVEFDDGDRGKISLPNIRLLPPGYQIQCGESTPALLVPSVTTAKKSAILEQAPISDRSSDRLSSANSATNTQNLTVIKRRPGRPKGSGKKQKQQQAENANKNTPTFLGWSSLANTRKRSSDNLFQFNGVPRKTLRGKEDALFSLPQTQSMASLPAKSLFSSSSFEVDSFRSIANGYSSFCTQSTGAGSGLSLTSKSGVYSEKRRQDELVTPRSKKSGQEFLVKLDHEGVTSPKTKNSKALLLRGEYSSVSGMPKTEAYSHPVLLVKDNKKGGSSRVELLLKGATSQRKPSTSLRQEKYGDLGFISHRECHTSYSDLDDEEEEEERRRAALAAAAGGLRMAGRFHSRLSVSSSSSGSSSSSSSGSISSSSLCSSDNDSSYSSDDEDSSALMLQSCLSSHQGLLQSSEPSTSSRSQQHSFVAKAVAVSSVKGADQVSNSKSLKRKECMTSISKPTKELGKKPRMLPDDTSYIPRPKMSAFLPGRQMWRWSGNPTQRRGLKGKARKLFYKAIVRGRDTVRVGDCAVFLSAGRPNLPYVGQIENFWESWTSRMVVKVKWFYHPEETKLGKRLRDGKHALYQSCHEDENDVQTISHKCRVVSREEYECLTRNQKPNSTSPDLYYLAGTYDPTTGQLVTVEGISIMC